Part of the Diabrotica virgifera virgifera chromosome 6, PGI_DIABVI_V3a genome, ctacgtttcaacaacgtcaaatattacttattttatttatgtatcaaataataatttactcttcgaataaattgataagttaacaattaacctcgctttaaatttttaattatctatataacctaataacacaattcgttagtttaactttaaattatccaaattgtattgaaacacaataaaaatataatggacgactgacaaataactattcacagatttatttgtcgttagtgaattattagtaaattaatataaaattaaaatgcccttcaatagaccgatctcaaagttacctgtttattattcagttttcataaacaaatttaaattgtcctacctagttttattgaatacttaacctactaataacagccaaaatcaaaaaacaataattatttaaggtgatacagtagcgatcaacaggtagccaaaacgcgttccaagattgcggctgtaattttgaatattttttcgagatatttggcacacgtattacACGTTCGTAATATAATacagaatggcggtacagagcccaatttgaaaaatataataatatgtggaaattactctgtaattaaatacaattttaaaaaagcaagcctgtaccgccattaagaagaacaaaaaaatacactttcttcaaataaacttttttatccgatgcctagattttgtgtcattttcgaactactaaaattttttatttcattagtagttccaaaatgacataaaatctaggaatcggataaaaaagtttatttgaagaaactgtatttttttgttcttcttaatggcggtacaggctcgtttttttaatattgtacttaattacagagtaatttccacatattgataaatttttcaaattgggctctgtaccgccattctttattatattacgaataagtgtgccaaatatctcaaaaaaatattaaaaattacagccgcaatcttggaacgcgttttggctacctgttgatcgctactgtatcaccttaaaacaGTTTcccaagacacaagagaagcaactgataaaattttgtaggtccggctataagagtctgtgcctatccgcccttTCAAAATCCGTGGCcagcagacctgcagcaggcctttagttcgcgtaaacagagagagatcgcacgtcaattcggtgttggcgtcgttctatttcaggctacgttttcaagtgcctgaccaaggagaatacagaatcttatacagtactactgatactacaaggagcgtacaataattataactacggagaaatttttttggatatttttaaaaataatttggataatttttgctattttattgtaggtattgtgtcaaaatttataaattacaattttgaaataagtaatttatattaataatttatattattgtactacatttgaagagggtaggcggcgcctaccttgcctaccccgacgggccgcccctgctaTGTCGACATGTTGTTGTTTGAATAAGTTCCTTTTATTCACTTTTACTTTtgttattagttggattatataaattggttatatattatcattaaaacaTGGTCATATTGTCTTCCAACCAATTATtggatatataagatttttattaatattttaagttctttaaactttgttgcaaacacatgCTAAACGCAGTTGCTCAAAATGACAGCGTAGTTTACCTCCGAGATACAGATTTATAACCTTAGGTTATTATAAAAATGTGATTGTCGTTACATCccattgtggcttaatcccatcaaaaatataattgtgAAACGTGCCACCAGaaaacagctttttttatttattatacgggataaccccattaacagaaaaattacagttaaatattaatacatttccaaaaggtaataataaattcaatgtgttaaatatgacttaattaatctaaaaaatagagaattagaaaagtataaaaacactgaaaaatttcatatgtgacgaaaattaatatataacataaatatggactacaaaaaaatatataacataacacttaagagtataaaaaaacatcacagagcaagagatctttttaattgatttagagttatattaaataaatcaaGTTCGTAATTATTTAACAATCCCATGTACCTATCAAGTGGGTTGTGAACGCCATACAATGTTCTATGGAAAggtattttaaacatattatggTAACGGAGAGCTTGATAAGGAACATTAAAATTAATCTGACTTAAAAGATTGGGAGAATCTATGAGTCCATTTATGATCCTAAAAATGAAAACAGCACCTGCTATGTCACGGCGTACCTTAAGTGGAGGTAGGGACAAATGTTGTTCAAGAAAAGAATAATCGTGATTGACAATGATAGTTTGTGTATAGTAAGCACATGATCTCAAGAATCtatgttgtattctctcgatagTATCAATATGAGTCTGGAAATAGGGTGACCAAACCACAGAACTGTACTCCAAGAGGGACCTTACTAAGCTACAGTAAACAAGCCTAGTAGATTCAATAGAGAAGAATTTGCAATTTCTTGTAACAAATCCCAAAAGTTTAGATGCCTTCACAGATACAGCATTTATATGCTCCACAAAAGAAAGCTTCTCATCCAAAACAACACCCAAATCCCTAACGGAAGATACATATTCAAGTGGCTGATTATTAATGATGTAACCTGATTCAATTCTACTGACTTTCCGAAAGAAGCTTATAAAACAGCATTTCCTGGCATTCAAGAAAAGTTTGTTTCGAACACACCACTCCTGCAGTCTATCAAGATCCTCCTGCAACAACGCCTGGTCCAACAAACCATCCACAGGTCTCCAGAATTTCAGATCATCAGCTAGCATTAAGCATTTACTATTCAAAAAGCAATTATTTATATCATTAACAAAGATGATAAAAAGAAGCGGAGAAGTATGGCCACCCTGAGCAACTCCGGAGCTTACTGTAATAATGTCAGATAAATAGCTACCAATCTTCACTCGTTGAGTACGCCCCGATGAGGAGTTCTTAATCCACTCGACAAAGTTAACATCAAAACCCACAGACACCAGCTTTTCCAAGAGTATCTGGTGATCAACACGATCAAAAGCTTTCGAAAAATCCGTGTATATGGCATCTATCTGTTTACGATCCTCCATTTGACACAATAAGTCAGACTGATACTCGACCAAGTTCGTCGCAGCAGACCTTTTTATGCGAAAGCCATGCTGCGAATCGGAAATTAATCCGTTACACAACCAAGAAAGCTGCTTGGCCACCAGGCTGTCAAAAAGCTTGGGTATTGCAGACTGAATGCATATGCTGCGATAATTTTCAATGTTATCCTTTTGCCCATTTTTATATACAGGTATAACGTAGCTCTCCTTCCAAGCAGCCGGAAACATAGATGTCGCTAAAGACCTGTTAAACAGTAAATGCAAAGGTATGACTAGAGTACAGACACACTTTTTCAAAAGATAATTAGGCACACCATCAGGACCAGCTGACAGCTTATTGGGAAGATCACTTATACTGTCAAAAATTTCAATTATGGATATCGCAGCAGGTCTAATACATGTACTTACATTGCTACCCTCAGGGTAGCAGGGCACCCGGAGCTGACCATTATTAGGCAAGTAAACAGTTTGAAAGAACTTCTTAAATAAATTTGCTATATCTTGACCGTTAGATGCTGATTggtctaaataaaataaagagCTCGGTAAGCTATGAGTAGATCGCTTGTCATTAATGAACTTCCAAAATGATTTAGGGTTATTTTTTAAGCTAATGTCTACTCCACCCATATAGCCACTAAAGCATGTATCAGACAAACGCTTACACTCAGCCCTAAGGCGAGAAAACCTAACATATTCAGCATCAGACTGACTTCTCATGTACATAGAGTGGGCACGTTTTTTCTCCTGCGTTAAATTCCTGAGTTCGTGGGAAAACCATTTAGGGAAGGTAGATGTTCTGAATCTTTTTAATGGTAAAAACAATGCTATCCCCGTCAACAGAACATCGTAGAACAAACCCACAGAATTATCAACACCCTCAACCAGACAGTTCTGCCAATCCATGGATGCAAGGAAGTTATTGAGTTCAGCGTAGTTTCCATttacaaaatcataaaaaaattcatcatattttaaattttttgaatcaGTTAAATCTAAGTTTAAAAAACACTCATAACCCACATGGTGTTGGCTAGGGTCTACTAAAGGATCTTTTGCTTTCAAGACATTTAATTCCCTAACATTTGAAAAAACCATATCTAAAAATGCATTACGATTATTAGGAACATTAATGTGTTGAAAGAATTTTAAAAACCCTAACTCTTGAGCATCATCTATTGCAGGATCCCCTCCAGGACACTGAACCATTAATCCATACTCGTCATTCAGCCAAGTTGCATTGGGTAGGTTGTAATCGCCAAATATGTATATGTTAAGTGAAGTGTAACGTATGGTAATATCTTCTATAGATTGACAATGCtaccacagctatttctcagtcggaattatttttatattattagttggtttgatttagatgagcatgagacatgacagttcaaataaaacactagataactatagagaatataatgtcaacaaaattttaagtccctttttacatacaaatattaattttgatttcaatagtttataagaacaaaagtaagtaattaattaaaaaaataaaccagaaccagctgtttccttcacataaatataaaaatcattgtattttagtcccctttttagaccccttaacccaatctaaattgtaccttgttctttcttgttttctcccataaaataaaataaaatctattaccgtccttatttccttcaataaaaaaaatcatttgcctGGACAAACACACTGCAAttttccttaaattttgtcaaaatgtcaaaaggttaaacgtcaaatatcgaacttctaaataaatctgccaaatgtattatttccaatatactgaataaatgtaaatctggtaaataaatgtacttctattacttctttaaagcctcaggatcgataaatacatacaattactgaataccggaacaccctagcaaaagaaaaagaaaataaaaataactgaacTAACTTCTTAAAACTGAGAACCAATAAACTGAACAAAAATGACTTCAGCTTACCTTTAACATACAAAAGGGTCTATTACACGACTCTCAGCCTGGCCATTAATAAACATCGAATTAATCTCTAGAGGATTTTCCAAGACAAATCTTTAcgtgccccaaatttccagcacaccaACGGATACCTCAATAAGAGAATTCCCAGTATATCCCACCAAAGGATTGAAAAAGtaccatttcaattaaaaaaaactgggaatccaaatcgccgaccaggcttcaagtgctttctcaaaaatgtttattgaaaagaatgaacgttgttgatttgctaacaaggcgtttaaaacaaaaaactctacaacaaaaatcttctctcactgactcacacaaaaagcatatacatccaaacatacaaattatacatcctccaaggacaaaataatcggttataaacaaccaaaactcaacaaacgttactactaaattttcaaccgtaataATGCAAACTGTAAGTATCTCGTGAAGATTGTGGAGGAATGTATACTCCACCCACCACAAACCTTGTTGTTTTATATTGGCATAGGATATAGATTTGCTCAACTCTGTCCTCATTAATAGAGATACGTTGAGATTGTATCTTCTTACTCACAAAAACCAGAACACCACCACCGCTTTGTTTGGGACTCGTCCTTAAAGATCTGTCAAATCTGTAGATATTAAAGCCAACACATGTAATCTCACAATCAGTTATATTATCATTAAGGTTACTTTCAGCAAATATTATAATGTCATACGAACAACATGAAATACTCTTTATCACATCAAATAATTTGGTTCGCAGGCCAccaacattttgataaaatactGCTAATGGGGATGAAACTAGTTTTTTTGCTTAGTTTCTTTAACTACTGGGGCCCCATTTTGATATATAATGCCCAGATTTACTTCACCAGCAGATTTTCTTTCTTCCAGTTCTCTTTTTGCTGCCTTATAAGCATCTATTTCCATTCTGGTTTGATCTCTAGAGATGCTGTAGATTGATCCCCTAAGTTTATTGCCTGATTTAAGGGCTAGTTTCACAGTATTAGAGTTACATACTACCTTGACTGGTCTAATTCGATTAGAATCTGATGATTTGCCAATGCGAACTACATGCTCAATGCTGGACTCTTGTTGTTGTATACCAAGTAAACGAAAAACCTCATTAACCTTACCTGTATCATGATTAATACGTTCTGACAGGATATTAGAATTAGATTCAGGCATCTTATAGATTATTAGGTTGTTAGCTCGTTCAATGCGCTGCTGAACCTCATAATAGATTGAGTTGGCAGAAGTCTGAGAGCTATTATTTTAAATCTGATTAATTTTATTCTTTAAGCTGGTTATTTCTTCTTCCAGCATCATAAACCTCCTCACAAAAATGGGCACATTTTTAAAAGAATCTCGACAGTCACTACAAAAGTACATTAGAAGTCGCTTCTGAAGAACCACTGCTCTTGTCTCAGAAGTAGATAAACCAGAGCATTTTTCAGCCAGATGTAATTTAGATCTACAGCTGTCGCAGGCAATAATCTGCTTTTCATCATTGCCCAAATCAAGGGAGCAAGCACTACACATGTTGTTATCCATCCTAACCTCAAAACGAAATCTTCAAATATATCTTCAATCCACAGAGTTTTCGTCGTTCTTATTATCGGAAAAGATAATATAGAATCCGAATAATACAAACTGCACAGTATTTTTATAACGTAACTATAACGTAGCTATATACATAGCAAcgtaactatatatatatatatatatatatatatatatatatatatatatatatatatatatataacgtagctataacgtattcaaaattgcaaaatagaAGTTTACCAAAAccttgaaaattcggatggcccggaagtcTCGTCCGGGATGCCGGGACATGACTTcataattcgggccatgtcccggatttttcggactagttgatCACACTAAGTCATCACACTAAAAAACCACCTCACAAAGTTTAAGATAGTTAAAACTAATTAGTTTGTTGAGAAGCTCTCTCAaggaatttttgaaaataaggttGCTTTAGGtagtaaatttttattataatttaattcaataaaataccaattaaataaaattattagatGTAATTAACCCTACACCATTGTATAACCCTACAGGCCCTACACCATTGTATGGTAGAAGGGatatgattataaataaaaaaattagatgtAATTGTAATGCAAAACATAATTCCGTACaagttggaacaaattttatatcaaagtcagttgaaaacaaaagatatttcCAAGATAGTAGGTTATTGATATCATAAACTTTCTTgaaagcagtggcggatccaaaattttttttggggtcatggatcttgagggtaatttaattacttttctctaattcaaggtcacttagtcttactaccctaggataagtgggttttaaattattttgtggGTGGGCCTATATTTTTTTCGACGGCTCTCggtttttcttttgtttttaggattattgaattaatatttattttcgtCTCGTCTCTAGGGGGGGGGTCCTGACCCCCGTGACACCCTCATGGATCCTCCACTGCTTGAAAGTGATATAAATCTATATGAGGGATCATCTTTTGAATAATGAAAAATGGGTTATTTTTCACATAATTTACTATTTAATTGCTGTGGTAATTCATTTTTTTATGAAGGTTTTTAAGATATTGTTCTGTAAAGTTGAAAGAAAAAGCTTTCATATAAGATTAAGTTTAGGCCCCtcgtttatttaaataattataaataaagatCGAAAAACAAATTTCGCAAAATTATTATTTGCGTTATAAGTAAGCACTATAAAAACTTATTTTGCAGGAAATGTTGTGTTATGAATCCAATATAAaggaaaaaaattattgcaaaaaaacGCGGTTATTGCCGACAGAGTATAACATTTGTataagttttatttctttttttatgtatattttcgataaattcattcacaaatcaaaatttccattaaactcccctccaaaatggcgtttgaaaattgttctaatttgtttttaacttgttttttaataacgtcgcggggattcaAATTTTTGAAATACTGTTTCGATATTCGTGTTTCTGACAATTTGTTACACATCTAAAACAGAATAAAGTTTTTGTAGGACCATTTTTCCTGAGATTCGGTTTTTTAATGACCATCATACTTAAAGATCaacaaacaaggttgaatttcgagATAATCAAGCAGGTTCTAGACCAGAATCCTCCTTCATAGATCACAGTAATACTGTGAGGATAATAATGgcacaatcggttgaatggaacacacccatatacatggtttttgttgatttcgagcgtgcctttgacagcttatctcatgctgctatatggaaaattgtagagctaagaaacatccagcataaaataattttcattacaaagtcactgtacactgagcCGAAATGCGGGACACACAATAagatcaacagtgacgaatttgacgttGACGTATTTttagacagggatgcgtgctttCTCCGTATCTCTTTAATATAGCTTTAGACTATGTTCTCTTCAAAGCTGTAGACTTTGACACAAGAGGGATACAATGGgcgttaaccacacgcctaagcgATCTAGAATACGCCGACAATATCTGCCTATTAGGACAAAGTTTCAAAGATGTGGCTGACCAATTGGAAATACTTTCCACtgaagccaataaaataggtttgaaaattaatattagtaaaaccaagtccatgagaataaatgcaaggaacaacacgctatttactatcgacaacatgcagattgaaaatgaGGAAAACTTTACATATCTTGAAAGagtcataacagaaagcggaggcacagaaaacaaaatttgtatgaggatacgaaaagctcaacaagcattcaaCATGATCGACTCTGTTTTTAGGTCTGACGAGtgtactacaaggacaaagatccaaatattccagtcaaatgtcatgTCTGTCCTACTCTAGgaatgtgaaacctggaaagtaaCAAAAACTCTTACATGAAaactgcaggtctttgttaatGAATGTCTATGAAGAATTGTTTGTAATTTCTAGCCTAAcatcatcagaaacgaagattTACTATACTTGACTAAAAAAGAGAGTAGAAAATGAAATACCTTCCAGAAAATGGAGTTGGGTCGGTCACACACTCTGAAAAAATAGCTCCAGTATTGCAGAGACTGCCTTAGAGTGGAATCCCccaggaaaaagaaaaagagctcgcccagcacaaacttgacAAAGATCCATCATAGATAAGAGGTCAAGGAAAGTCATATAccgtgaggacgtttgagttggaataaattcattatctcgagaaggggAGAATTTCGAGAGAAATCCtaagacaggtcgatttttatttttaaattatgactttttgcatatacatacatatatcaTAACCAGAGAATACAACAGAATGGACTTAAGTTGGGGGGAAGTGAAAAACAAAGCAAGAAACAGAGGAGAATGGAAGGAACTGGTACGCAGATTAACCAGAGAATAAACACAAGAAGACGCGCTAAGCTGGCCACCAGCCGTCTTACACTATCGGCCAAGAAACGCAGATACGCCCAATACTCCAcgatgtacaaaaaaaatttaataaattaatttacacaaaaagaagaatctaaggaatttatttaattcgaaatacattttactgctattaaAAAAACcgctattaatgtttatttcacaaataaacattacttttcacttaaattcaatgttcaaactgctaagagacaggtgggtggcagttttaacaCTGAATTTAAGCGAagaacaatgtttatttgtcaaataaatatttctttctgttttctgacagcactcaaatgtattttgaaataaatgaattacatacatttttccttttgtctcaattaatttaattacatttttttgggcaccctgtataaataattatgttaatgtttacatacattactaaatagagaattaaataacctttcaaatgagctatcacacgacccctactctcatttaaaaaaaatcatcgattacgtcatcacgcccagatggatgacgcctctagtatgatatatatgccaaaatgtcataatttaaaaataaaaatcgacctatcttcggatttctctccaaattctccccttctcgagataatgaatttattccaactaaAACGTCCTCACGGTATATGTCTTAAATGAAGGCTTTTATCTTTCACTTTAAGGTAAATAAAAACCTTCATAAAAACATGAATTACCgtagcagttaaaaaagtaaattgtgtGCAAAAATGGTCAATTTTTCATTATCCCCAACGATCCCCCTATATAAGTTATATACTTTCTGGATAATATCTTTTGttttcacctaaactttgatataaaatttattccaacctgtacggaatttcATTAAGTCCAGGGTGCATcatcgcccccgttaggtaaattttTCCGATTcaattattttgtacaaacttactcaaaaagaggtccttataacaaatccacagggtgccaggcggtaccgtggtcgaaaaattgattaaacaatttttttaaacaaattcacaaaaacaatgtcttcacttcggacaattttttttaaacacttggGTCATTCGGATCAAAAAATGTCttatgtgatttttctctaaaattgattgttgtcgagttatacgcgatttcaaatttgaaaaatgcgaaaatgactatttattttttaaggctggataactcgattaaaaactattattatgaaagtcagaaattgatacaatcaaagtttaaagccccctataagatcctgaagaaatttgtgtcattattgtattactaagcggttatttttaattgttaacaatgagcgctaaccgcgtattaggcggccgtcaatggtgagtgtgaaagagatgcaccattccggcagtccaatggtgcatctcactcgcactcacattgacggctgCCTCAATACGcggttagcgctcatttttaacaGTTAAAAATAAACGCTTAGTAATATAAATAATGACACACATTTATTCAGGATTTTGAAgggaggctttaaactttgatttggccaatttctgactttcataataataataatttttaactgagttattaagccttgaaaatagtcattttcgcatttttcaaattttaaaacgcGTATacctcgacaacaatcaattttagagaaaaatcacaaaagaccttttttgctccgaatgacccaaatgatgtaaaaacATTTGAGGGAAGTGAAAACATTGTttttgtgaattaaaaaaaattgtttatacagtTTTTTGATCACGGTACcgcctgtggatttgttataaggaccttttttgagtaagtttttgcaaaaaaatcgaatcggaataataatttacctaacgggggcgatgATACAGCCTGGattaattttgattttattttatttgatcaatGATCAGGCTTAATGTGTTTATCCTTGCACTGTTGAAAAGCGAGAGCTTTATACTGTGGAATAAGTTGGGATTCAACAAGTGGTTTACATATCGTCAAAACTTTCTGTACGAGTTCTTTTTCACGATCGGTATCTCCAAGAAAATCTGTTAGAAAACTTCGAACTCCGTCTTCAATTATATCACCATTTTTTGAGATAAGACCTAATTTGCTAAGAAAACAGAGCGTAAAGGCAGCTACTTTCTCCTCGTCTTCTTTCTTTATGTTATTATGTCCTTCTACTGCAACGTAACCCGGTTGTTGACCGAACTCCTTCTCACACGTGTTGTAACTTTCATGCATTTTCTCTAATGCCTCTAGGAACTTTTGGTCTTTGTTGGTGTCAGCTATAGATTCTTTGGTGATAGCCTGCAACAATTTATTACGATTAATTTTATGATCAAAATCAGTGAAGATAATAGGGATCTTGCACATTTTTTTCTATTACATAATAattttagtctaggcgccaaatagaggtcaccgtgtcattttcaattctgatggacaaactcaacggtttcttatggattttttgctgcttattacgaatttcgagggggatttcgatccgagtggtcaaaaaattgttataaacaatttaattgtttataaattgtttataaggctctggctcataaactaaaagagataaaaaaaatgtttcaaataaaatttcttccctaataaaaaacgaggaaacaaccgtctactaaacttaaatccgacaattagaactcaagatattgtaaaattagtgcacaatgcaaattgcaaattgcaaaataagtatttttcgaagctttaccgatcgtaactcggcttctactcatgcaaatgagccttataaggtgtccttttaaagcttaattaagaggcttccaaacaaagtttgttaaattatttgatcttcatttgttttaaagttatacccgtttgaagttataattttcttaaaaaaattgtacattaatttgtttataacggtttcaagcaaacttgagctataaacatttatattttaattaacaataatgataaaacaactcaaaaggaacaatttgagcttacgaaaatgttcgtaagtttatttttggctaagatgtcgatattttaatggcgcgctatgaggcgcaagattggctcacagtcaagtaagtatgtattcttcgacgctttatcgatcgtaactcgacttctacgcatgaaaatgagccaatatgtgatatccatataaaaatggatcgagttcaattgcagcatcatcattgcatataaaacgagcatttatgatgtggcggcatacacacaattgacgggacttgatgatgctgcaaaagaactagatccactttatatggatatcatatagataattagactctgaagcctcaaaaagttttagttttactgcctacaagaacagacttgtaccaccatgtaactgttaaaatttcgctaagaacttatgcagatgtaaaaaaagctgatatt contains:
- the LOC114336834 gene encoding uncharacterized protein LOC114336834, with translation MKKFMFGFAVFVVVLAITKESIADTNKDQKFLEALEKMHESYNTCEKEFGQQPGYVAVEGHNNIKKEDEEKVAAFTLCFLSKLGLISKNGDIIEDGVRSFLTDFLGDTDREKELVQKVLTICKPLVESQLIPQYKALAFQQCKDKHIKPDH